Proteins encoded together in one Longimicrobium sp. window:
- a CDS encoding putative glycoside hydrolase — MSMISVRRLAMVPLAVVLAACDGGGGGAGEKDAGGDSAQVAKGDSAAPTQPQATRSPRGKAPPIIRGLYVNAYKAGSGVHRKRLIEIADQTEINAFVVDVKDERGLHYVSSLALQNEMTEDSEITIRNPKAFTDTLHAHGIWTIARIVVFKDPILSKARPNWSVKNPSGGLWVDKAGNTWVSPWDEEVWDYNLDIAEEVAKLGFDEIQFDYVRFAEPYKSLPAQVHPKAKGDRTDAIAAFLLEARRRLHPLGVTVTADVFGLSPNEGSDVNIGQQWETISAIADHILPMMYPSHYFPTHLPGVRKPDLMPYEVLFKSAGMARWRNDKLQEAGVQPARIMPWLQAFSAPWLGRNHQKYGAEQLRQQKKGVYDVGLEDWVLWHPGSNYEHIVAGLEQGEARSHKVASYTPPPDVMSWLNRFER; from the coding sequence ATGTCGATGATCAGTGTGCGCCGGCTCGCGATGGTGCCGCTCGCGGTCGTTCTGGCCGCGTGCGACGGCGGCGGAGGTGGGGCGGGAGAGAAGGATGCGGGGGGCGACAGCGCGCAGGTGGCCAAGGGCGACAGCGCGGCGCCGACCCAGCCGCAGGCCACCCGCTCGCCGCGCGGCAAGGCGCCGCCGATCATCCGCGGGCTGTACGTCAACGCGTACAAGGCCGGGTCCGGCGTGCACCGCAAGCGGCTGATCGAGATCGCCGACCAGACCGAGATCAACGCCTTCGTCGTGGACGTCAAGGACGAGCGCGGGCTGCACTACGTGAGCAGCCTGGCCCTCCAGAACGAGATGACGGAGGACAGCGAGATCACCATACGCAATCCCAAGGCGTTCACCGACACCCTGCACGCGCACGGCATCTGGACGATCGCGCGCATCGTCGTCTTCAAGGATCCCATCCTTTCCAAGGCGCGTCCGAACTGGTCGGTCAAAAACCCCAGCGGCGGCCTGTGGGTGGACAAGGCGGGGAACACCTGGGTGAGCCCGTGGGACGAGGAAGTGTGGGACTACAACCTCGACATCGCCGAAGAGGTGGCGAAGCTGGGATTCGACGAGATCCAGTTCGACTACGTGCGCTTCGCCGAGCCGTACAAGAGCCTTCCGGCGCAGGTGCACCCCAAGGCCAAGGGCGACCGCACCGACGCCATCGCCGCGTTCCTGCTGGAGGCGCGGCGACGGCTGCATCCGCTGGGCGTGACGGTGACGGCGGACGTGTTCGGCCTGTCGCCCAACGAGGGGAGCGACGTGAACATCGGGCAGCAGTGGGAGACGATCAGCGCCATCGCCGACCACATCCTGCCCATGATGTACCCGTCGCACTACTTTCCCACGCACCTGCCCGGCGTGCGGAAGCCCGACCTGATGCCGTACGAGGTGCTGTTCAAGTCTGCCGGGATGGCGCGGTGGCGCAACGACAAGCTGCAGGAGGCGGGGGTGCAGCCCGCGCGCATCATGCCGTGGCTGCAGGCGTTCAGCGCGCCCTGGCTGGGACGCAACCACCAGAAGTACGGGGCGGAGCAGCTTCGGCAGCAGAAGAAGGGCGTATACGACGTGGGGCTGGAGGACTGGGTGCTGTGGCACCCCGGCAGCAACTACGAGCACATCGTCGCCGGGCTGGAGCAGGGCGAGGCGCGGTCGCACAAGGTGGCCTCGTACACGCCGCCGCCGGACGTGATGTCGTGGCTCAACCGCTTCGAGCG